Proteins encoded by one window of Hylaeus volcanicus isolate JK05 chromosome 7, UHH_iyHylVolc1.0_haploid, whole genome shotgun sequence:
- the LOC128880163 gene encoding presenilin-1, with protein MSESDAYDSADEYTSLMDGHVAESRTDDLGLVTGRKRRSRINNEEVENGVPDVHVQTPGASNNASSGRRGPPGTSGQNRSRNYRDEEEEELKYGAAHVIKLFVPVSLCMLVVVATISSINFYTTKGLYLVYTPFHEDSPDTSTKAWQAIANSLILISVIVVMTMILIVLYKYKFYKVIHGWLIISSLMLLSMFSVLYWEQVLKAYNIPMDLFTLGIILWNFGVVGMICIHWQGPLQLQQAYLIFISALMALVFIKYLPEWTSWVVLGVISIWDLIAVLTPKGPLRILVETAQERNESIFPALIYSSTVMYTATMTYAGYVQAATMTGSDSATGDNAACSMPDQADNQNNPASGDPEEGGFTPEWVESHGDRVARRAQEVRENASSLTESSRQPDSRVVQESRRQVAFVEEERGVKLGLGDFIFYSVLVGKASSYGDWNTTLACFVAILIGLCLTLLLLAIFKKALPALPISITFGLTFYFATRVIVAPFADSLASEQVFI; from the exons ATGTCTGAGAGTGACGCATACGATTCTGCGGACGAATACACGAGCCTGATGGACGGTCACGTTGCGGAATCCCGCACGGATGATCTGGGCTTGGTCACTGGTCGGAAGAGACGTTCGCGTATCAATAACGAAGAG GTAGAGAATGGTGTTCCCGATGTGCATGTTCAGACACCAGGCGCATCAAACAATGCCAGCTCTGGTAGAAGGGGGCCACCCGGTACCAGTGGTCAAAACAGATCGAGAAACTATAGGGatgaagaggaggaagaattaaaatatggaGCTGCACAtgtcattaaattatttgtgcCTGTATCTCTTTGTATGTTAGTTGTAGTTGCCACGATTAgttctatcaatttttacacCACCAAAGGATTGTACTT AGTGTATACTCCATTTCATGAAGACAGTCCTGACACAAGTACCAAAGCTTGGCAGGCAATTGCCAACTCCTTGATACTAATAAGTGTCATTGTTGTTATGACTATGATACttattgtattatacaaatacaaattttacaaagtaATCCATGGGTGGTTGATAATAAGTTCCTTGATGCTGCTATCTATGTTTTCTGTTCTTTATTGGGA GCAAGTATTAAAAGCTTACAACATTCCAATGGATCTGTTCACGTTAGGTATAATTTTATGGAACTTTGGAGTAGTTGGAATGATATGTATACACTGGCAAGGCCCATTGCAGTTGCAACAAGCATaccttattttcatttctgctCTGATGGCTCTTGTCTTCATCAAGTATTTGCCGGAATGGACGTCATGGGTCGTATTGGGCGTTATCAGTATTTGGG ATTTAATCGCTGTACTAACACCAAAGGGACCTCTAAGGATACTCGTGGAAACTGCTCAAGAACGGAATGAATCCATTTTTCCTGCCCTGATCTATTCATCCACTGTCATGTATACAGCCACAATGACTTATGCAGGCTACGTGCAGGCAGCAACGATGACTGGCAGCGATTCCGCTACTGGCGATAATGCGGCATGCTCGATGCCCGATCAAGCAGACAATCAAAATAATCCTGCATCCGGAGATCCAGAGGAAGGCGGGTTTACTCCCGAGTGGGTAGAATCCCACG GTGATAGGGTAGCGAGAAGAGCTCAAGAGGTACGCGAAAACGCTTCATCGCTGACTGAAAGCTCGAGGCAACCAGATAGTCGAGTTGTTCAAGAATCCCGAAGACAAGTGGCTTTCGTCGAAGAAGAACGGGGAGTTAAATTAGGTCTTGGGgactttatattttacagCGTTTTGGTTGGAAAAGCTTCCAGCTATGGCGATTGGAATACAACGTTGGCTTGTTTCGTTGCCATTCTCATT GGACTTTGTTTGACGCTCTTGCTGTTGgctatatttaagaaagcgtTGCCAGCGTTACCGATATCCATTACTTTTggtttaacattttatttcgccACCAGGGTAATCGTTGCGCCGTTTGCGGATAGCTTAGCCAGCGAGCAAGTGTTCATTTAA